The Erigeron canadensis isolate Cc75 chromosome 1, C_canadensis_v1, whole genome shotgun sequence genome segment gttttttaattgtgttttagcactttgaattgtgtgttgtcttctactattgtaatgtttttaagtatttgaataaaataagtctactttaagaacataagtttattcataattttaaattagaagcttattaaagaaaaacataaacataatattAAGAGATGCCACTTGTTTCTTTTGGGCATAAACTGCTTTAGCAGTGTTGATGACTCATTCAGGGTGATGACCGCACAAGCAATTTCTTCCACAGCTTCTTGAATCTTGTCaaacttcccctgcaaataagtaaagtattgacactcaagctcaGTACAATGCCCcgtttgtatatatttgatttgttcttCACACCATTTCTGATTCGCTTGAAGTTTTTTTACCAATTCAAACAAGGTTAACTTTGCACatttggtggtcgaggatatcagccatgatactgtcattcacttgatcgacagtcattcGTGGTTTTAGGTTaggggcatttgatgaagaagccattgcagatgtataaaagtgtgagttttgaaatgaaatatctGGTAATGAGACAATATTTATAGCTGAAGTCACagacgctcctccaacgttcaaaattgaaaatatttacatttacagtccCTCAAATGgcttcaaaatatttacatttacagtccctcaaacggccacaaaatatttacatttacagtccCTTAACGGCTAGCTGCATTATCACTCTATAAATAAATACCAAGAACCTTAACCAGTTTCATCACATTATCACTGCTAACTACATTATCAATAttcaaacttgtttcatctGCTAACTCACTTACCAttccaaatggcttcatcatcatcatcatcatcatcatcaaataagaACATTCACCGACCTCGTTTCACCGATGATGAGATGAAAGCACAAATCATGGAAGatgtcaaagaggacaccctccttcaaaaTGAACTCTCTGGGAATTGCTTTACCTATGGAAGAAGAGACACCAATGCGACCAACACGTTCAGGAAATAGAAGCACCAGGCCGTAGGGTCTCGAAACATGAAGAGACATATTCTTATTATCTGCAGGATCAGAGCAAAAGGGTGAAGAGGGCgatcaatcatgtttttaaggccgATCACACGTTGACCGACTAATGCACTTAGGCagaatcgtaccacgacaacTGCGGAGAAGGCAAATCAATGTGGGAAGTGAAATGTCCAGAACACGACCTGTGGTGGGCCAATGAAACAGCTCACCGTGGActaggaaaaatgtcaatcaaagatgatgaatAGTAATCGTAGCTTTATTATCTATTTCGTGTTTTAATCATGTACtgtacttttttaattatgtattgtaatgtttaattttaaataaatgttgaattattaatattttgtttaaatataaaataaaataaataaaaagtgtggaAGATGGGTTATAGGGAGTGATTGTGGAAGAGGTGGATGAAGAGAGGGAAAAGCTGATGTGGCAGTGTGGAACAGGTGTGGAAGAGGTAAAATTAGTTCTAGCTTAGGGAGAGGCCTTATTAGGCCTACTAAATCtctatatgtttcttttttcagTTTCACTGCATAATTTATGTGTACACTACATTAAATATTACAACTTTGAATCTAACAACTAACATACGATCATATTTTTAAGATATCTAGCTTACTAGCTATGACATTTTTATGCCAACACTTACATTCCTAATACATGAGAttaaaaactttgaatttgtTGAAGTATTGTATCTTACAAACACTTTTTAACCTCTATTTGGAAGAATAATACAATGTACAAGGTTTAAAATGCAAGTATTTAATATgggtatttttgattttttattaactCCATTCCGTTCAAATATAACAACCAAACATGATAAAGAATAGTAATAAGTCATTCAATTATCACGTTCATTTTATTACAAGTTCATTCCATTCTATAATTATTTCATTCGGTCCAATCAAACatacctctttttttttttagcattttactCCTTGTGCCATTATTCGTCTAtatgaagaaaatgatatttattttatctataatctatagtTATCTATgcaaaatgataaatcttcatAAAAAGTAGCCTAAAAAAACTTCTTAAAACTATAAGAAAGTGACATGCGTAATCCATTagttctctttcttaatcttgccgCCTAATTTTCCATATGTCATCATTACATGATTAGGAGGTTCTTTGATTATTTAGTTAGGTGGATTAATCAATTCCTATCTGTACTTCTCtataagtactttataaaaGTTATCACACTCTTTAACCTAACACGTTTCAAGCTCTCTCATAAAAAGGTCCCAGTGCGAAATGAGTATCTTaaccttaataaattaattatttctctctcttttatttattaattcaaacatCTCCACTTAAAATACCTAtcatacccttaataaaataatttacaacatagacccatcaactcctaaaataactaaactaacccttttacattaattttttttaacaataataaccacaccgccACCACCTGTCACGCCATCACCACACCgccgctaccaccaccaccgcattgcgcgggtaaaaTGCTAGTCTATATCGATAATCTATAATCATTTATGATTACATAATAAACCAACAAGCcctttttaaaatctcaattaagaaaataaactaCCTACACTACCcctctattttattcattaatttaaacatttctaacgaatatacctataatatccttaatgaaataatttataacataaatccataaattcttaaaataattacattgcCTCCATTACAtcgccactaccaccaccactgcattgcgcgggtaaaatgctagtctatatctataatctataattatttatgttcaCCATCAATGCCGCCCCGACCACCCGTCACCACCGTCGCCACCCGTCGTCGTCACTGCCACCCGCGCCAACCATCATCGCCGCCGCATAGTGCAGCATATGACTCGTCAAACAAATGGGGTGTGCCAACAGGGGCGGATCCAACAACCTAGACGCGAGGGGGGGGGGCGGCGGGTAGAAACCAACCAAATTAGCCCAAAACCActaaaattgatatatattttgggCAAATCCCATTACAAAAGCTAAAATGAACCCAACCCAAAAATTGGAATCAACCTAGCCCTACAAAAAACCTATACTTTGGAAATAAAATTAGCTCAAATTACTTATCTAACCTAAAAAAACGTGTTCATTACTTGTATTAACTTGTGGCCTTGTGGAAAAGGATAAAGTAGGTTACTAACAATTCAGTAAAAAGAACATaagttgaatatatattttaaattccCAACAGGTATAATCGCATTATCACATTAATatatgattattaatttattttacctttATATTGAACATGTATTTTGAATCCTTAATTTTACTTTGCTTGGAAGTTGCTTgtatatattgaaatttataTGTTTGGAAGATGGTCCCTACAAAGAACTATTGCAATTTATAGTTTGATACCCACAATGAAACTTAGTTTTGTTAGAAGtttttatgttgattctaaGTTGTCTTTTATGTTGTATGTATGCTGATTTTTAGGGTTGTTTATAATCCTGTTTTTGGTGATGTTCTATATTTAGGCTGTTTGACTGCTATTTTGTTACAAATTTAGTGTTGTATATAATGTTGCTTTGTTTTAGATTTAGGGTTGTCCGAAGTGTTGTTTTGGTGCAGATTTAAGGCTGCTTGATAGCTGCCGATTTGTCATACATGAGGCTATTTTAGTGAGGTTTTGCTCATCTAATTGTTGTATTTGGGACCTGCTCAGAAGCTGTTTTTGGTATTGGTTTTTTTGCAATGTACTGATCATTTTTTGATGTTGCAATAACTCAATAAGGCTATTTTGCTGCTGACTATAATGATGTTACCATGAAGCTATTCGACTAAGGTAAAAAATTTTGCCCCCACTATCTTAATTTCCTGGATCCGCCACTGTGTGCCAATGGGTTGATAGGCTATGTGTCGTCCCAAACCACCAATAAAGGCTTGTTCTATGGGCAACCAGGGTTCGAATCCAAAGAGGCGCAAGTTTTATACCAAATGACATTCGATGCCGTAAATGTCGTGTCGTTTGGCGATCTATCCGGAGGCTTTTCCTGTGAACTAATGCACGAaggttcaaataaaaaaaatggggcatgtattaatatttaaaaagttcaaatacttttaattgaaacttaaaaattaatttatttttttaaaaaaaaatggaaaatcaataaaacaatacatataaataaagtaaaatgaaaaaatcaaCTTTGTATCATAAATATATTCCTCTGGTCTAATTGCAATTGTATCATACACAAATGCATTAGTCCTCTAGCTAATTGCAATTATAATACTAATAGAACGATagtcttttgtttgtttgtcgATAATTTATATCAGAATCCATTACTTCTTAAACTTTTTGTGGGTAAAATATTTTGGTGGGTTGCAGATTTGTAGTACAAGGCTATCTTGAAATCTGGAAGTGTGCTACAATATCCTCTTACTTTCATGAGTTCTGCACTAGATTAGATATTGCACCATATGGACTATGGAGTGTTGCACCAAAGACCGGCTTCATTGACCCTCCACGTCAAAAGATTGCTACCATATAATTAGAGGTTTCCAAACAGTAAGTGACGCCTATTTTATATATCTTCACTTTTGTTTGTGCTGATAACTAAGGGTTAAGTGCTGATAACTATTTGTGCGAGTTTATGTCCATTGAGGATTTGCTAAATGATGGCATGATCCCTAAACGATCAGGGCCTATATGGTATTGGTTGGTCATCACTAACGTGTTGCTTGAGACACTAATTAGTGATGGAGAAACGATGGAGAAAAGTGTTGGATGTAGCACATCATTTACATACCATGTAAAGTTAGGATTGACTTGCACCAATCCTATACTATGCTGAGCCCACTCGCAAATGTAGAGCAGGAACACAACATTCTGGTTCATGGACACTTTAACATGTTTATTTGGAAACTTGACTGGTGTAGAACATTACATTTTGAAGACACACACGAAGGAATCCAAATGCCTAGAAACCTATCAATTGGCTTTATCAATTCTGAAGCCAGTCGGCTTGAACACCGCTCATTTTCAAGTCCTCTGCTCAAATATTCCCACAGgtgctttatataatataaagaactGGGTTGCTGGTGGAATTCTTAGCGGCTTAAGGTGATGCCAATTGGCAAATCGGCTGTCTACACACCGGTTGTGTTCGTGAGTGATTACATTAGTTAACTGATGAATTAGTGATGAGAGGATGGGACACGCGTATGATTTAAGTTCAGGTAAAGAAACTCTTTCTATTCACCAAGAATCCCGAGcaggtaaaaaaaaagtgtggTTCAAATGAATATTCCACTcctaatatgatataaatattctGATGACATCGATGTAGGGTAGGTTTAAAACCATccaaataaaaagtttaataaaaatattacggGTTTATCGTTCTATTGACCAGATACTAAACAAATCTATAAACGAGAGCATCATTTGATtcaatcaataaaaatataacgGGTACGCAGAAAGTAGTTTTATTTATTCAGAGTTGTGATATTGCAAACGATGCAATcaatacataaaacaaataaaacgtGGGCTAGTAGCTAATGcttatatgtatacatacagTCCTGTATGTGTGCATAAGAAGAAATAGAAACTTATGGACTAAAACACAGAAATTTTAGTAAGAACGGCTCTTAACATTTGCAAGGCCTCGTCTATTTTTAAACTCTTGGAGTACCCATTCAATAAACTATTGTAAGTAACAACATCAGGGACGATACCTTTAGAAACCATTGAATCAAAAGCCGTCTTTGCTTTGGTCATCTCACCTCGCAAACAGTAACCATCCATAAGTGAGCTGTAAGTCACTATGTCAGGAACCTTGCCTTTCTCAACCATGATATTGATAACATCCTCGGCTTCTTTTACCCGACCTTCTTTGCAGAATGCATCAACCAATATACTGTAGGTATGAACATTTGGAGAGATCCTATAATCCTCCATTTCTTTTAGCATCTTATACATCTCATCCCACTGATTTAATTTAGATAGGCCAGAAATCAAAGAGCTGTAAGTGATGACATTAGGTGCAATGCGTTTTTGAAAGACCATCTCTTTAAATAGTTTGAAGGCCTCATCAATCATTTGATCTTTGCAAAGACTATCAATGATTGTGCTATATACAACAACATTAGGTTTACAGCCTCTTTTGTCCATCAGCCTAAGCAAAGAAATGGCAATAGCATTATTTCCGATTTTGCAAAGGCCTTTGATCATTGTGGAGTACA includes the following:
- the LOC122587255 gene encoding pentatricopeptide repeat-containing protein At3g22470, mitochondrial-like; translation: MIKGLCKIGNNAIAISLLRLMDKRGCKPNVVVYSTIIDSLCKDQMIDEAFKLFKEMVFQKRIAPNVITYSSLISGLSKLNQWDEMYKMLKEMEDYRISPNVHTYSILVDAFCKEGRVKEAEDVINIMVEKGKVPDIVTYSSLMDGYCLRGEMTKAKTAFDSMVSKGIVPDVVTYNSLLNGYSKSLKIDEALQMLRAVLTKISVF